A single window of Methylomarinum sp. Ch1-1 DNA harbors:
- the oraE gene encoding D-ornithine 4,5-aminomutase subunit OraE produces the protein MKLDPDKKLDILEVLQNLEHYRPRRKGWVWRKLVPEQTVGPFVYKNSSENLKNSLPLPAAEYFSNIDPQCDLIITTEIASGRFEDDLRRMRMAAWHGADHIMVIRTTGQSHIDGLIEGTPEGVGGIPISRKQIRASRKALDAIEDEVGRPINFHSYVSGVAGPEIAVLFAEEGVNGAHQDPQYNVLYRDINMHRSFVDAAESKKIMADAGILQLDGAHNANATAKEAWKVTPELFVQHAVNTAYSRAAGMEAEQIALSTVPPTAPPAPKLRLDLPYAVALRELFKGYKFRAQQNTRYMESDTDEATVSHVLDTLISRLTETDIQSTITPDEGRNIPWHYNNIAGVNAARQTLMGLDGLDELLDIKQEGSFREQVRELKERAVLFLEEILHAGGYYTAVETGQFVDSGYYPERKGDGIVREVDGGDCAGTVIPREQDYGAPVCSHFGQNRYPEQDGKPCDDYGGCTLCDPAKIRYIDEVDDQDNVMQRLKKPLAEREQGRLRPEVEKHGDGVVCVTLFIPDEPHTAKQAALELALHMGLQNPEVINQRIMHPAEGSLLEIKGTVDLYIDKNALPAYSQVTLLTDEDIESWVRPRDLHIVAATVGEDEHTVGLHEILDIKHGGIEKYGFHCHNLGSSVSIEQVLDKVEESGAAAVLISTVITHADIHKQHMRKLARLAGKRGLKNLLLIAGGPRIDERIARECGMDAGFGHGATGREVASFIVRRWREQA, from the coding sequence ATGAAACTCGACCCGGACAAGAAACTCGATATCCTCGAGGTATTGCAGAACCTCGAACATTATCGGCCACGGCGCAAGGGTTGGGTTTGGCGCAAGCTCGTCCCCGAACAAACCGTCGGTCCGTTCGTCTATAAGAACAGTTCCGAAAACCTGAAAAATTCGCTGCCGCTGCCGGCCGCGGAATATTTTTCCAACATCGATCCCCAATGCGACCTGATCATCACCACCGAAATCGCCTCCGGTCGTTTCGAGGACGATCTCAGGCGCATGCGCATGGCGGCCTGGCACGGCGCCGACCACATCATGGTGATCCGCACCACCGGCCAGTCACATATCGACGGCCTGATCGAGGGCACGCCGGAAGGCGTCGGCGGCATTCCGATCTCACGCAAGCAGATTAGGGCGTCGCGCAAGGCGCTGGACGCGATCGAGGACGAGGTCGGTAGGCCGATCAATTTCCATTCCTATGTCAGCGGCGTCGCCGGACCGGAGATTGCGGTGCTGTTCGCCGAGGAGGGCGTCAATGGCGCGCATCAGGACCCGCAGTACAATGTTTTGTACCGCGACATCAACATGCACCGTTCCTTCGTCGATGCGGCCGAGTCGAAGAAGATCATGGCCGACGCCGGCATTTTGCAGCTCGACGGCGCGCATAACGCCAACGCCACCGCCAAGGAGGCCTGGAAGGTGACGCCGGAGCTGTTCGTTCAGCATGCCGTCAATACCGCCTATTCCAGGGCGGCCGGCATGGAAGCGGAACAGATCGCGTTGTCGACGGTGCCGCCGACCGCGCCGCCGGCGCCTAAGCTGCGGCTGGACCTGCCTTACGCCGTGGCGCTGAGGGAATTGTTCAAGGGTTACAAGTTTCGCGCCCAGCAGAATACCCGCTATATGGAGTCGGACACCGATGAGGCGACGGTGTCCCATGTGCTCGACACGCTGATCTCCAGGCTGACCGAGACCGATATACAGAGCACGATCACGCCGGACGAGGGCCGCAACATCCCCTGGCACTATAACAACATCGCCGGCGTCAATGCCGCGAGACAGACGCTGATGGGCCTGGATGGCCTCGATGAACTGCTGGACATCAAACAGGAGGGTTCATTTCGGGAGCAGGTGCGCGAATTGAAGGAAAGGGCGGTGTTGTTTCTCGAGGAAATTTTGCATGCGGGTGGATACTATACTGCGGTCGAGACCGGCCAGTTCGTCGATTCCGGCTATTATCCGGAACGAAAAGGCGACGGTATCGTCAGGGAAGTCGACGGCGGCGATTGCGCGGGAACGGTGATTCCCCGCGAACAGGATTACGGCGCGCCGGTGTGCAGTCATTTCGGTCAAAACCGTTACCCAGAACAGGATGGCAAACCCTGCGACGACTATGGCGGCTGTACGCTGTGCGATCCTGCCAAAATCCGCTATATCGACGAAGTCGACGACCAAGACAACGTGATGCAGCGGCTCAAGAAACCGTTGGCCGAACGCGAACAAGGGCGGTTGCGACCCGAAGTCGAAAAACACGGCGATGGCGTCGTCTGCGTCACCTTGTTCATTCCCGACGAGCCGCATACCGCCAAGCAGGCGGCGCTGGAACTGGCCTTGCATATGGGCTTGCAAAACCCGGAAGTGATCAATCAAAGGATCATGCACCCGGCCGAAGGCAGTTTGTTGGAGATCAAGGGCACGGTCGACCTCTATATCGATAAAAACGCTCTACCGGCCTATAGCCAAGTTACGCTGCTGACCGATGAGGACATCGAATCCTGGGTCAGGCCGCGCGACCTTCATATCGTCGCGGCGACGGTCGGCGAGGACGAACACACGGTCGGCCTGCACGAAATCCTCGACATCAAACACGGCGGCATCGAAAAATACGGTTTTCATTGCCATAATTTGGGGTCTTCGGTATCGATCGAACAGGTGCTGGACAAGGTCGAGGAGAGCGGCGCCGCGGCGGTGCTGATCTCGACGGTGATCACCCATGCCGATATCCATAAGCAGCACATGCGCAAGTTGGCGCGATTGGCCGGCAAGCGCGGCCTGAAAAATCTGCTGTTGATCGCCGGCGGCCCGCGCATCGATGAACGCATCGCACGCGAATGCGGTATGGACGCAGGATTCGGTCACGGCGCGACCGGCCGCGAAGTCGCCAGCTTCATAGTGCGCCGTTGGCGGGAGCAGGCCTGA
- a CDS encoding alanine/ornithine racemase family PLP-dependent enzyme has product MDYPLLCIDLDKIEHNAKVMVALCAAHGIKVSGVTKVVCGHPAVAAAMLRGGVDGIADSRLENILRMRAAGLDVSYLLLRLPSLSRVDEVIDCADISLNSELQTLQALSDSARSRGKSHQVIMMIDLGDLREGVWPDLAVERSKMLMQWQGIQLKGIGANLACFGGLTPTHDNMLQLAELAAEIEQACAIRLQWISGINSSGLNLIAEGGMPERINHARIGEGILLGRETTRREAWPNTYQDAFVLQAEVVELKRKPSAFPGEHGEDAFGGHPHFDDHGDILHALVNIGRQDVAVEGITPQQPVTIIGASSDYLGLDVSALSGRIQLGDILSFDVNYAALLAAMTSVYVKKNCIRGTLFDDRIFCA; this is encoded by the coding sequence ATGGACTATCCACTTCTATGCATCGATCTGGACAAGATCGAACATAATGCCAAGGTCATGGTCGCGCTGTGCGCCGCCCACGGCATCAAAGTCAGCGGCGTGACCAAGGTCGTTTGCGGCCATCCGGCGGTGGCGGCGGCGATGCTGCGCGGCGGCGTGGATGGCATCGCCGACTCCCGGTTGGAGAACATCCTCAGGATGCGCGCAGCCGGCCTGGATGTGTCCTATCTGCTGCTGAGGCTGCCTTCCCTATCCCGGGTCGACGAGGTGATAGATTGCGCCGATATCAGCCTGAATTCAGAGCTGCAGACGTTGCAGGCCTTGTCGGACTCGGCAAGGAGCCGAGGCAAGTCGCATCAGGTGATCATGATGATCGATCTGGGCGATTTGCGCGAGGGAGTCTGGCCCGATCTAGCCGTCGAGCGATCTAAAATGCTGATGCAGTGGCAAGGCATACAGCTGAAAGGCATAGGCGCGAACCTGGCCTGTTTCGGCGGCCTGACTCCGACCCATGACAACATGTTGCAGCTGGCCGAGTTGGCCGCCGAGATCGAACAAGCCTGTGCTATCCGCTTGCAATGGATCTCGGGCATCAATTCCAGCGGCCTTAATTTAATAGCCGAAGGAGGCATGCCCGAGCGCATCAATCACGCCCGGATCGGCGAGGGCATCTTGTTGGGCCGCGAAACCACGCGCCGAGAAGCCTGGCCGAACACCTATCAGGACGCCTTCGTGCTGCAAGCCGAAGTCGTCGAATTGAAACGGAAACCGTCGGCATTCCCCGGTGAGCATGGCGAGGACGCCTTCGGCGGCCACCCCCATTTTGACGATCATGGCGACATTCTGCATGCCTTGGTCAATATCGGCAGGCAGGATGTCGCCGTCGAAGGCATCACGCCGCAACAGCCGGTGACTATCATCGGCGCATCGAGCGATTATCTGGGCTTGGACGTTTCCGCGCTGTCAGGGCGCATACAGCTGGGCGATATCCTGTCTTTCGACGTCAATTACGCCGCGCTGTTGGCGGCGATGACCTCGGTCTACGTCAAAAAAAACTGTATTCGCGGCACCTTGTTCGATGATCGGATCTTCTGTGCCTAA
- the alr gene encoding alanine racemase produces MPKLDEPGRLTKVYLHLDRLIENLKLLQQQVGERPLWPCIKANAYGHGAELVAHHLYRQGYKTFCVADVGEAIALLESGLEATFIVLSATLSEHIPALVRYRCEPVICTHDMIDELADEAERRGQRIAVHIKVDTGMGRVGIHPERLPEFVKHCRSRPALHLRGIMSHFACADETDKTFSYRQIEVFNAAITGTECGNSVIRHMANSAAIFDLPGAGFDICRPGIAIYGLRPSQDIINPAVERLKPVLEWKTRIVYLKEVTAGTGLSYGRTFITQRPSLIATVPVGYGDGFSRCLSNNVDLLIGGRRCPQVGRITMDMCMVDVTELRGAVEIGDEAVIIGEQGGLEISADELAEKLGTINYEIVTAISQRSPRIVVA; encoded by the coding sequence GTGCCTAAGCTTGACGAACCAGGCCGCTTGACCAAGGTTTATCTGCATTTGGATCGTTTGATCGAAAACCTGAAACTGCTGCAGCAACAGGTCGGGGAACGGCCGCTGTGGCCCTGCATCAAGGCCAACGCCTACGGCCACGGCGCCGAATTGGTCGCTCACCATCTTTATCGGCAGGGCTATAAGACTTTCTGCGTCGCCGATGTCGGCGAAGCGATCGCGTTGCTCGAGAGCGGATTGGAGGCGACCTTCATCGTGTTGTCGGCGACGCTGTCCGAACATATACCGGCCTTGGTCAGATACCGCTGCGAACCGGTGATTTGCACTCACGACATGATCGACGAGTTGGCCGACGAGGCCGAACGCCGCGGCCAGCGTATCGCGGTGCATATCAAGGTCGATACCGGCATGGGGCGCGTCGGCATTCATCCGGAGCGATTGCCTGAATTCGTCAAGCATTGCCGGTCCCGGCCTGCGCTGCATTTGCGCGGCATCATGAGCCATTTCGCCTGCGCCGACGAGACCGACAAGACCTTTTCCTATCGCCAAATCGAGGTTTTCAATGCCGCCATTACCGGAACCGAATGCGGAAACTCGGTGATCCGCCATATGGCCAACAGTGCGGCGATCTTCGATCTGCCAGGGGCCGGCTTCGATATCTGCCGCCCCGGCATAGCTATCTACGGATTGCGACCATCCCAAGACATCATCAATCCGGCCGTCGAACGGTTGAAACCGGTGCTGGAATGGAAAACCCGGATCGTTTATCTGAAGGAAGTGACGGCCGGCACAGGACTCAGTTACGGACGCACTTTTATCACCCAAAGACCATCGTTGATCGCGACCGTTCCGGTCGGCTACGGCGACGGCTTCAGCCGTTGCCTGTCCAACAATGTCGACTTATTGATCGGCGGCCGCCGCTGCCCGCAGGTCGGCCGCATCACGATGGACATGTGTATGGTCGACGTGACCGAGTTGCGCGGCGCCGTCGAAATCGGCGACGAAGCGGTGATCATCGGCGAGCAGGGCGGGCTGGAAATCAGCGCCGACGAGCTGGCCGAAAAACTCGGCACGATCAATTACGAAATCGTCACCGCGATCTCTCAACGCTCGCCGCGCATCGTCGTCGCTTGA